The following are encoded together in the Chanodichthys erythropterus isolate Z2021 chromosome 16, ASM2448905v1, whole genome shotgun sequence genome:
- the elovl8a gene encoding ELOVL fatty acid elongase 8a gives MVSVSPSTWQRLRILYQWVLENGDKRTDGWLLVYSPLPVGGIFVCYLVIIWLGPKLMACREPVNIKTLLVIYNFSMVCLSAYMFYEFTASSWLANYSLLCQPVDYSENPLAMRMARVCWWFYFSKVIELTDTMFFILRKKNNQLTFLHVYHHGTMIFNWWAGVKYVAGGQSFLIGLINSFVHVVMYMYYGLAALGPQMQKYLWWKRYLTSLQLLQFFIVTIHTAFNLYADCDFPDSMNMVVLGYSLSLIALFSNFYYQSYLSKKTKMT, from the exons ATG GTGTCCGTATCACCGTCGACATGGCAAAGGCTCCGGATACTTTACCAATGGGTCCTAGAAAACGGAG ACAAGAGGACAGATGGATGGCTATTGGTTTATTCTCCTCTGCCTGTCGGTGGCATCTTCGTGTGTTACCTTGTCATCATTTGGCTTGGCCCCAAACTGATGGCTTGTAGAGAACCAGTCAACATCAAAACTCTTCTTGTTATTTACAATTTTTCTATGGTGTGCCTTTCCGCTTATATGTTTTATGAG TTCACAGCATCATCTTGGTTGGCAAATTACAGCTTGCTGTGTCAGCCTGTGGACTACTCTGAAAACCCCCTTGCAATGCGG ATGGCCAGAGTGTGCTGGTGGTTTTACTTCTCTAAAGTTATTGAACTTACTGATACT ATGTTCTTCATTCTGAGGAAGAAGAACAATCAGCTGACCTTTTTGCATGTGTATCATCACGGCACCATGATTTTCAACTGGTGGGCAGGGGTCAAGTATGTTGCGGGAGGGCAGT CATTCCTCATTGGCCTCATAAACTCTTTTGTGCATGTGGTGATGTATATGTACTATGGCCTGGCAGCACTGGGCCCCCAGATGCAGAAATACTTGTGGTGGAAACGCTACCTCACTTCTCTCCAGCTG CTCCAGTTCTTTATTGTGACCATTCACACTGCGTTCAACCTCTATGCTGACTGTGACTTCCCTGACTCCATGAATATGGTGGTTCTCGGTTACTCCCTAAGCCTAATCGCTCTGTTTAGTAACTTTTATTATCAGAGCTACCTTTCCAAGAAGACCAAGATGACATGA